A genomic segment from Aegilops tauschii subsp. strangulata cultivar AL8/78 chromosome 1, Aet v6.0, whole genome shotgun sequence encodes:
- the LOC109761952 gene encoding probable WRKY transcription factor 31: MRVAAPVDHFAPSLSRSPAAWHATRRDARSPPLPPPFSALELWTSPGPLSRKEIVDAPPSGSGSDCSGQWSPTLPRMMDSDRPATRPPPPPSYTRAPPPSTHPPTVSPSSSIDRHPFLDSLLLSMDQSSSSSFVAAGLKRKNAGLGCARELPSEAVGLGYGANDGGDGERRVVVGEMDFFETEMRKEKRDRKDATHAAAAGDDLGIGNKGADLTIDMGLHVGGRRRNSGSEESTVDDGVSSNDDDHREAKAELAAAKSELTRVNEENKRLKTMLANANTKCSSLHMQIALMQQQQQQQRSSHGHAHAHQFEPEKREQQLLLDAGSHNPLVPRQFMSLGSSSSPDEPRPARGTDASPSTNPLLAVGPDGAMDCAGCHGIVGAGKAELMPLPSFEHHGHHERGGSPEAMQGWLPSKVPKFLPAAKGPEPPPPEAAAAAATMRKARVSVRARSEAAMISDGCQWRKYGQKMAKGNPCPRAYYRCTMAAGCPVRKQVQRCAEDRTVLITTYEGNHNHPLPPAAMAMASTTAAAASMLLSGSMPSADGLMAGGSNFLARAVLPCSSSVATISASAPFPTVTLDLTQTAPGQGASPPRAPEPAQLQAALAEAARPVSLPQLFGQKLYDQSKLSAVQAVAGTNGDGGAQLADTVNAATAVIASDPNFTAVLAAALTSYIGSSSGSGSGSAGGGATAAGGSSGTVQPLVSSGGDSCSRDDTTG, encoded by the exons ATGCGAGTCGCGGCGCCGGTTGACCATTTCGCTCCCTCCCTCTCTCGGTCCCCGGCTGCATGGCATGCGACGCGACGCGATGCGAGGTCTCCTCCCCTCCCACCCCCGTTCTCTGCGCTGGAGCTGTGGACTTCCCCCGGCCCTCTCTCCAGAAAAGAAATCGTCGACGCTCCTCCCTCTGGGTCTGGCTCTGACTGCTCAGGTCAATGGTCGCCAACACTGCCTAGAATGATGGACTCAGATCGACCCGCCACGCGTCCCCCTCCGCCACCTTCTTATACCCGCGCCCCACCTCCATCCACCCATCCGCCCACggtctccccctcctcctccatcGATCGCCATCCGTTTCTTGATTCCTTGTTGCTGTCAATGGATCAGTCGTCCTCCTCGTCCTTCGTCGCCGCCGGCCTCAAGCGCAAGAACGCCGGCCTCGGCTGCGCCAGGGAGCTGCCCTCGGAGGCGGTGGGGCTGGGCTACGGGGCGAACGACGGCGGAGACGGGGAGCGCCGGGTCGTGGTCGGCGAGATGGACTTCTTCGAGACGGAGATGAGGAAAGAGAAGCGGGACAGGAAGGATGCcacgcacgccgccgccgccggcgacgacCTCGGCATCGGCAACAAAGGGGCCGACCTCACCATCGAC ATGGGGCTGCACGTCGGGGGCCGGAGGAGGAACAGCGGCAGCGAGGAGTCCACCGTCGACGACGGCGTCTCCTCCAACGACGACGACCACAGGGAGGCCAAGGCCGAG CTAGCGGCCGCAAAATCGGAGCTGACGCGGGTGAACGAGGAGAACAAACGGCTCAAGACGATGCTCGCCAACGCCAACACCAAGTGCAGCTCCCTCCACATGCAGATCGCGCtcatgcagcagcagcagcaacagcagagGAGCAGCCATGGCCACGCCCACGCCCACCAGTTCGAACCGGAGAAGAGGGAGCAGCAGCTCCTCCTCGACGCGGGGAGCCACAACCCCCTCGTGCCGAGGCAGTTCATGAGCCTcggctcctcctcgtcgcccgACGAGCCCCGCCCCGCGCGCGGCACCGATGCGTCGCCGAGCACCAACCCCCTCCTCGCCGTCGGCCCCGACGGGGCCATGGACTGCGCCGGATGCCATGGCATCGTCGGCGCGGGCAAGGCGGAGCTCATGCCGCTGCCGTCGTTCGAGCACCACGGTCACCACGAGAGGGGCGGCAGCCCGGAGGCCATGCAGGGCTGGCTGCCTAGCAAGGTGCCCAAGTTCCTCCCCGCCGCCAAGGGCCCCGAGCCTCCCCCGCCTgaggccgctgccgccgccgccaccatgcGCAAGGCCCGCGTCTCCGTGCGCGCCCGCTCCGAAGCCGCCATG ATCAGCGACGGGTGCCAGTGGCGCAAGTACGGGCAGAAGATGGCCAAGGGCAACCCGTGCCCGCGCGCCTACTACCGGTGCACCATGGCCGCCGGCTGCCCGGTGCGGAAGCAGGTGCAGCGCTGCGCCGAGGACCGGACCGTGCTCATCACCACGTACGAGGGCAACCACAACCACCCGCTGCCGCCGGCGGCCATGGCGATGGCGTCCACCACGGCGGCCGCGGCGTCCATGCTGCTGTCGGGCTCCATGCCCAGCGCCGACGGGCTCATGGCGGGCGGGTCCAACTTCCTGGCGCGCGCCGTACTGCCGTGCTCCTCCAGCGTGGCCACCATCTCGGCGTCGGCGCCGTTCCCGACCGTCACGCTCGACCTCACGCAGACGGCGCCGGGGCAGGGCGCGTCGCCGCCGCGCGCGCCGGAGCCCGCGCAGCTCCAGGCGGCGCTGGCCGAGGCGGCGCGGCCGGTCTCTCTGCCGCAGCTGTTCGGGCAGAAGCTGTACGACCAGTCCAAGCTCTCCGCCGTGCAGGCCGTGGCCGGCACCAACGGGGACGGCGGCGCGCAGCTGGCCGACACGGTGAACGCGGCCACGGCCGTGATCGCGTCCGACCCCAACTTCACCGCCGTGCTCGCGGCCGCGCTCACCTCCTACatcggcagcagcagcggcagcggcagcggcagtGCCGGAGGTGGAGCCACGGCCGCCGGCGGGAGCAGCGGCACGGTGCAGCCGCTGGTGAGcagcggcggcgacagctgcagTAGAGACGACACGACCGGCTAG